Genomic window (Armatimonadia bacterium):
AGCAGGGCAAGCGCCTCCTCTAGTCCCCGCCCTGCACCAACTGAGCCCAGAAGCAAAGAGACGGCCCTTGTGGGTCGTCTCTTTTTGCTGTGCCGTCCTGGTTGCCCGCTCGGCGGGCCTTACTTGATGCCCTTCAGGTGTCGGTCGAAGAAGGCGAGGGTCATCTGGTCGACCTCGCGACTGGTCGGCTCCGTGGGAGTCTGCGGCCCCCATCCATGCCCACCACCCTTAACCGGGACGAAGGTCGACTCTACGCCCGCCTTCTGCAGGGCGGCGTAGAGCAACTCGGACTGGTTGAAGGGCACGGTCTGGTCCTTGTCCCCGTGGAAGATCAGGAAGGGCGGATCGTTCTTATCTATATAGGTTATCGGGTTGGCCGCCCGGCACTTGTCGGGGTTGTCTGCGATGGGGCCGCCGATCAGGAGGGCTTCCGGCGAGTTGGCCCCCATGTGGTTCATGGTGCTGGGGAACTTGCCGATCTGGGTGAAGTCCGTCGGGCCGAAGAGGTCGACCACGCACTGCACTGCACTGGAGAAGTCGGGGTTACCGCCGGGTCCTTCCAGCTCCTTGACGCCGCCCGAGGTGCCCAGCAGCGCCACCAGGTGACCTCCGGCCGAGCTTCCCCAGCAGCCAATCTTGTTCGGGTTGAGGTGGTACTTCTCAGCGTTGGCACGCAGGTAGCGGATCGCCGCCTTGCAGTCCTCGATCTGCGCCGGGAACTGCGCCTCGCGACTGAGGCGGTACTCGAGGCTGGCGGTGAAGTAGCCCCTCTGGGCCAGGGGGATGTTCCGACCGGGGTTGTTGTCGCCGGAGACCCAGGCGCCGCCGTGGATCCACACCACGACCGGCATCGGCGCCTCGGGAATCACTTTGGGCCGCACGAGGTTCATCTTCAACGGCCTGCCACCACCCGTCCCGAAGACGACGTCCGGCAGCAGCTCAACGTTGTCAGGCAAGGCGCGAACCCCCTGGGTGGGAGCAGGCGCCGGCTGGGAATGGGCTCGGGCAATCAGTACCCCCAGCGCCAGCAGCAAGCAACCGACGATCAGCGGCAACCGCTTTGCAGAACCGGGAACTCCCAGCATGGCAGCACCCCCAAAGCATTGTGCTTCGTGTCTTTGGACGCTTCGGGGGCCCGCAGGTTCTCGCAATCTGCCTGGCCCTCAGGCCTGTACACCGGCTCCGGCAAGAGCATCGGCCAGTTGCAGGATGGTCTCGATCCGCAGGTCGGCGTTGACGTCGCCCTCGTCGTTGTCCAGCAGCACCGTGAGCATCCCCAGCTTGATCGCCGGTTCCAGGTTGCGCGGGTTGTCCTCCACCAGGGCGATCTGCTCTGGTGGCAGCGCCAGCGTCTGCACGATGTGCTCGTAGATCGCCTCCTGCGGCTTGCACTGCCAACCGTTGTACTCGATGTCGAAGACGCGCTGGAAGTGCCGACTGACGCCGAGGGTCTGCAGCACCTTGCGTGCATAGACCTCGGTGGCGTTGGTGAAGACGTGCAGCTCGGCCTGGAACCGCGACAGCATCTCCGAGAGCTCCGGCGAAGCCTCCAGACACCCGGCGGGGTCGACCTGACTGACGGCCCAGTCATACAGCGGCTTGGGCGGCAATCCGTACTCAGCCTCCAGGCCCTTGGCCGTCGTCCCGTACTGCCGCCAGGTTCGGACTCGAAGCGCATCGGCCTGGGCAAAGGGCAGGCCCAGGTTGTCCATGATCCACTGCGTGATCCGCTCATCCACCACCCGCTGCAGGCCGGCGGAGGCGTCGTAGAGGGTATTGTCGAGATCGAAGAGAATAGCGTGGATAGTGCGGGGCATGGCTGAAGCATAGCGGCAAACCTGCGAGCCGGTCAACCGACCCGTCGCCCTGGCCCGCGCCGAAGGGGCACGCGCAGGAGGCAACGCCATGGAGTACCTACAGCAGAAGAACCTGCGGGAGATCGAAGGGCTCAATCAGCGTGGCGGGCCGACGCTCAGCTTCGTCGATCTGGTTCGTGCGGGAACGATGAGCCCCGAGTTGGTGGCCTACTGCTGGACCGCGATCGCCCGGGGCGCCTCCTTCCTCACTGCCGCCGGTCCCGGTGGCGCGGGCAAGAGCACGGTGCTGGCCAACCTGCTCGGGCTGCTTCCTCCGCACGAGGAGATCGTCACCGTCACCGACCCGCAGATTGTCGATGACACGCTCCCCAGTTGCTACCTGGCGCACGAGATCGGCGCCGGCCACTGGTACGGCTACATCTGGGGTCGGCAGGTCGCGGACTTCTTCGGCCTGATGGCCGGTGGCAGTCGCATCGCCGGTTGCTTGCACGCCGACGAACTCGACGAGCTGGTCCGCATCCTCACCACTCCGCCGCTGGAGGTCCCGCTTGACCACGTGAACTTGCTGGACCTCCTCCTGTTCATCCACGTCGAGCGCGGGTACCGGCGCCGCGTGGTGCAACTGTGGGAGAGCACCGACAGCGGGCACCGCCTGGCCTTTGCCTGGAACGCGGAGACGGACACGATCACCCAGACAGGTGCGTCCGTTCTCCTGCCGCGCCTCGGAGCGACGAAGGCCGACTACGAGCTTCGCCTCAACCAGGTCAACCAGATCCTTGCCGACGGCGAGGAGAGCTTCGAGGGCGTCCGCCGCGGTGTGCTGAGAGCCTACGCTCAGCAGTGAGTACAGACACGAAACCGGGGCCTGCACAGCTCCTGCGCACAGGCCCCGGGGTCCAGAGACGGTTCGGTTCTGCAGCCTCTCCCCTACTTCACCCCACGCGCCTGCAAGGCCTCAATCATGTCGGCAACCTCGTCGCGTCGCGACTGAAGCAGCGACGCCGACTTGCTGTACTTGTTCATCGCCGTGGACAGCGTGGTCGGCACGCGGCACAGCTCCTCGGCCTGACTGAGCATCTCCTGCGGAGGACGCTGGTTCGCAGGGAGCTGCCGAGCACTGTCAACCAGGCGCGACAGCAGGGCCAGGTACTCGTAGTCCTCGATGCCGTCACGGAGACATTCCAGCCGAATCGACGGCCAGGGCTTGCGCTCATTTCCGGGGTAGATCAGCATCCCGTCGCCGTTGTCCTTGAAGCTGTTGTAGGTGCCCAGGTCCTTCAGGTGGATGGGCACCTCCGGGAAGCAGGGCTTGCCTGAAGCAACATTCGGCAGGCCGTCCCAGTAGCACACGCACCAGTACAGGAAACCAGTGGCTCCTGCCTGACGAAGCTGCCAGAACAGCAGCCGGTGGTCGGTCGCCGGCTGGTCGATGAAGAAGTTGGCATAGGGCGGCTTCGGCGAGCAGCACGTGTAGGCCCAGAGCGTGTCACCCGCCGCCAGTCGCTCGCGGTAGAAGTCGGAAGTCAGCGCCGGAGTCAGCGGGCACCAGATGTCGACCAGGCCGGCAAGCTGACGCGGGTTCGGGTCACCGATCGTCTGCATGATCGGGTACCCCGGCGCGGACTCATGGATGCGTCGGTAGCCCTCTGCAAGGAAGGGGTAGTCCTTCGCGCCGGGCTCGTCGTAGCCGTACACGTGCAGTTGGCCGGGCAGCTTCTGACGCTCCCACTCCTTCGCATACGCCGCCACCAGTTGCGCGTGCTCCGCCGGTCCCTTCTCGGCATCGACCCTACCCAGCGAGACCGAGGAAGGCACGCGGAACACGCTCATCGACAGCGGCGAGAAGTACTTCGGAGCGACCTGCTCGACGGTCTGGTGCAGGGCGCTCAGGTCAACCTTCAGCTCCCCGTTCTCTTCCTTGTGGGACACGTACTCGGCGCCGATATTCTTGACCCCGAGGCGGTACTTGCCCAGGAACTCGCACCACTCGCGGAACATCTCGATGGGCATGTTGTCCCGGTAGGGCGCGGTTCCCCACCACCACTTCGACAGGGTGCTCGCGTACAGCCCGAAGGCCGTTGCCAGCGTCCCGGGCCTCGGCAAGGAGAAGGACCTCACCCGCAGTTGCACTGGCACAGTCACTGCACTCTTGTCGCTGCGCAGCGTGACCGTACCCGAGTACACGCCCGGCTGAGTACCCGCAGGGACCTCCGCACTGAACCACAGGGGCTGGCGCTGTCCGGCAGAGACGTCCACCGGTCCCGCCGGAAGGAGCGGATCGGGCCACCATCCGACGAAGTCCGTCGGATAGTCAGGCTTCGCGGTCTCGACGAAGCCAACTCGGTACCAGGTCAGCGGCACTTCGCCACCAGGGCCCTTCAGAGCCGGGGCTACCACCTTGAGGCCCTTCACGTTAGCGGCACCGGGGATGACCACAAGCTGGAAGGACTCCGTCTCATCACCGGCAGCCGTTAGCGCGACCTTCTGCAGCGGAACCTCGCCCTGCACCGGCTCGGTCTGTGGGACCTTCTGGAGTGCCGAGGTGACGACCACCCGGAACTCGCCGGTGGTTGCCGCAGGCTCGAGAGTGAAGAGACCTTCCAGCGCCACCTTGCGCGCCTGCTCCAGACGGTCCTGCAGCCCGGCCAATTGCTCGAGGTTGATCTCCGAAGCCGGATCGGCCATGCGGTCCGCCTCAGCCTTGGCCTCGGCGATCAACTGCTCCACCTTCGGCAGGTGCGAGGCCGGAACGGAGATCTGCTTGAGCTCTTCCTGCAGGGCCGTCCGAGCCTGGGCGAACTCCGCGAGCCGCTGTGTCAGCCCGCGGCGGTAGTAGGGAGTAAGGTCAGGGGTCAGAGTGACATCGCCCAGTCGTCCGGCGTTCTCGGAAGCTCCCAGTGACCAGGTCACATCCTCGCTGCGAGAGGCGCGGTGGAAGGCCAGGTTCAGCCCCCAGACCTTGCCTACACTCAGATCGAGGTCCAGTGCCGAGAGAGGTATCGAGACTTCGGCAGACCAGGTGTCGCCGCTGATCTGCACCGCGCTCTGAGCGCCGGAGTCCCAGACCTGCCCATCGCCACGGGTGGCAAGGACCGTTCCCGCAGCATTGACCTGGAGGCGGAAGGGGTTCTTGCGCTGATGGCTCGGGTCGAGCTGCAGCTCCACGTAGTCACCGGCGACGGTCTGCTTGCCCGGCACCAGACCCTTCACAACAGACAGCGGGCCCGTCTTCGGACTGCGGAAGGCCACGTAGACTCGGTTGTTGTCATAGGCGACCCAGGCCCGAGGCTGCGGATCTGCCAGGCCTGTCCCCGGCTCCACCACGAAGGTCCGGACGCAGTTGGCCGAGGTCCAGCAGTCGTCGCTCAGGTGGCCGTCGATCAGAGGCGTGCCTGCGGCGGCCGTCATCTCCGGCGTTCCCACCAGGGCCACATCGTCGTACCAGGTGGTTCCCTCGTCACCGGCGTAGAGCGCGATGCCCATATTCACGGCGTCGGGCGGCACCGGCACATACTGCCGCACGTAGGTCCAGTCCTGGGCGGTTGACGGCACCGGCACCGGGACAAAGCCCACGTGGCCCTTGTCGGCGCGGTAGAAGTGGCAGCCGGTCCCGATGGGTCGGGCGCGGTCGATGCGGATCCAGTAGGAGAAGATGAGACTGGAGCCGCCCTTCACGGGCACGGTGTACTTCATCCACTGCTGCGTCGCCTTGCCGGACGGATGGGGCTCGTCGCTGATGACCGCACCGCTGGCCTTGCCGGAATGGAAGATCCCGCGGTCGAGGCGATGATGCCCCCACTTCTCGGGCTTGGGCGGGAAGGGATCCCAGAAAGTCGGCATGTCCGTCCCTTCCTCGAAGCCGCCATTGCGGACGAGGGTGTACAGAGCGCTGACCTCGGGCGCGATCGGCTGCATGGGGGCAGGCTCCTCTCCGAAGGCCATGCCGCTTGCCACCAGAAGGGTTAGCAGCAGGCCGGGCAGGATCACCGCAGGTGCGTATCCAGGGGCAGGTCGATGCATGACTGACGTCCTCCCGGGTGTGCGCACAACTGGCTCACTAGCCGCTGCGCGCTTCGTCGTTCTTGGTCTCTTTGGCCGCACGCGCGATGGCTTCTTCCGCCACCCGCGCGACTTCCTCAGGCCTGGCAAGGCAACTGAACTCAAGGGGATTCGGTGTTGCCACAAAACGCAGGCTCCCGACGGCGCCGCCGGTCTTGACGACCTGGGTCACCTTCTCGAGCTTCACGCTGTGGACCTCGATGCTCTTCCTGCCACTGCGCACCAGGGCCCGGCGGTTCGTGATCATGTACTCGACGTTGGGCTCTTCGGCCGCCGCAACGATAAGGGGGCCGAAAGCCAGTGCAAAGCCGACCGCCATGAAGGGCAGGCCCCACAGCGGGAACAGGATACGGAACACGAGACTGTCCGCCGGCTTGCCGCCGAGCGCACCCGAGGTGCCCAGGAAGGCCATTAGGGTCCAGAAGGCTGAAAAGGTGAAGAAGACCATCCCGAAGCAGCCTCGCGGCCAGTTGCGCAGGATGTAGCGCGAGCGTACCGGTCGGCCTTGCCACTGCACCGTTTCGCCCGGCTCAAGCTTCTCCTGCAGATGAACCGCGAGATCCTGCGGCCAGCCCTCATAGCTCATGGTAAGGTCCTTCCCCTGTGAGCTCGCTGACGCCCCCTTCGCCAAGAGTTGTGCGATCCCTTGCAGCAGGCAGGATTCCGTCCTGGCACCGGGGAAGCTAGGAACTGAGGTTCCTGATGCTCCTACTGGTGAGGTGCTCAACATGACTGCAAACTTCGAGCCCGTCAGGCTATGTTTGGTGGGCGTATCCAACTTCGCAGAAAGCCACGCCGGCTCCGTTCGCAAGATGGAGGAGGAGGGCTTGGCCAAGCAGACCTGCGCCCTCGTCCGCAGCCCGCAGAAGTACGCCGACGCCGTGGCCAAGTACCAGGAGCGCGGTGTGAAGGTCTACTTCACACTCGAGGAGATGCTGCGCGAGGAGCAGGGCAAGACCGAGCTGATCACGCTGCCGATCGCCATTCCCGACCACGCCGCGGTGTCCATCGCCTGCATGGAGGCCGGGTACAACGTTCTGTGTGAGAAGCCGCCTGCTGCGACCATCGAGCAGATCGACGCCATGATCGAGGCCCAGAAGCGCACCGGCAAGATGTGCGCCATCGGGTTCCAGAATCAGTCCAAGAACACCGTCCGCGCGCTCAAGCGAGCCATCTGCGACGGCCGCCTCGGTGACATCCAGCACATCGAGACCATGGCCACCTGGGTCCGCCTCGAGACCTACTACGAGCGCAACGACTGGGCGGGCAAGCTCCTCTTCTTCGGCAAGTACTGCCTCGACGGCAGCGCCCAGAACGCCCTGGCCCACTACCTGTACAACGGGCTCTACTGGGCTTCGCCCAAGTGGCTGCACGCCGCCTCGCCGGTCAAGGTCCGTGGCGAGGTCTACCATGCACACCCGATCACCAGTGAGGACCTGTCCGGGATTCAGGTCGAGACCGACACCGGCGTCCTCGTGACCTACCTCGTGACCCTCGCCGGCTGGGAGCACTCTGGCCCGATCTCGAAGGTCTACGGCACCAAGGGCTGGGCGGAGTGGGCGATGAGCGGCTCGACGGTGTTCCACTTCGATGATGGCACCACAGAGACGGTGGAGTTCGACGGCAACGCGGAGCACCACGAGGTCTTCCGCAACGCCATCCGCTACCTGCGCGGCGTGGATGCGGAGCTCAACTGCCCGGTCGAGATGACCCGGCCCCACACCGTGGCACTGAACGCGGCCTTCGAGTCCAATGGTGCGCCGCAGCAGATTCCGGCGGAGTACGTGACGCGCGAACCGCGCAACGACACGATCTTCACGGCCATCAACGACATTCCCGAGGTCATCCGACAGGGCTATGAGCAGGGCAAGCTCTACAGCGACCTGGGAGTGCCCTGGGCCAGGGCAACGCGCTGGGTCGACACACGGGACTACCGGGCCTTCAGGCCTTCCTTCTAGCGACACCGAAGCAGACCAAAGCCGCCGCAGTAGCCGCACGAGAGTCTCGTCGCCTCGGTTGACGAGAAAAGGTGTCGGCCTGCGGCGGCTTTTCTGGTATCCTTGGGCCTTGTGCTGGCGATCTGGCCGGTGAAGGTACCTGCAATCTGTGAAGACCTGCCTGTGGGGATGACCCTTTGGATCTGTTCGGTTTCCTGCTCGCCCTCGTGTCGATGGTGCTCTTCGGCCTGTACATGGTCCCGCGCAAGCTCTGCGGTCTGCGGGACTTTGCTTTTGTCCTGAGCATGTGCGTCGGCACCGTCGTGTCTACGCAGATTGCGGCGCTGCTGGTTCATCGCGGTTGCCTGCCGCCGGTAGCTCCCGGAGCTGCCCTGCTGGCGCTCTCTTCCGGGCTGGTATGGACCCTCGGGATGCTGTCCTACACCCTCTCCGTCACCCACATGGGCCTGGCCCTTGCGACACCGATCAAGAACACCACGGCGGTAGTCGGAACCGTCTTCGGCCTGGTCGTGTTCTCCGAATGGAGAGAGACGAGTCCCTGGCTGGCCCTGGTTGGTAGCCTGCTTGTGGTGGCCTGCGCGGTGATTCTGGCGCAGACCGGCACGAAGAACGGGAGCAAACCGGAAGGACCGGAGGAGGCTGGAGAGGGCGCCGGCGAGCCGGAGCGCAGTTCCGTCAACGCAGCGGGCGTGTTCTGGGCGCTGATGGCCGCCCTAGGCTTCGCCTTCTACGCGGTACCCTTCAAGTTCGCGCAGCGGGCCGGTCTGGACAGCTACACTCTGACCGCCCTGACCGGTCTGGGCACCCTCCCGGGCGCCGCTTGCTTGTTTCTGTTCTTCAGCCGGGGTCGTCGCGGGTGGCTGCGGGCGCCGCTGTCGGATCACCTCTATGCGGCGCTCTGCGGAGTCATCTGGTCGGCAGCCACCGTCACCATGGCCGAGGCAATCCTGCGCATCGGCCTGGCAGTAACCTGGCCGGTAACGAACCTCAACACCATCGTGACCGTGGCCGCAGGCATCCTGTGGTTCCATGAAATCGATGCCCGCAAGCATGCACGGACCATCGCCATCGCCATGGTCTGTGCCACCGTCGGTTCCCTGCTCCTGGGAGTGGCCCGTGGATAGCTCCATCCAGACCTTCCTGTCCAGACTGCGTTCGCGTCTCACCTGCGGCCGCTGCCTGTGGCTGCTCCTGGCCCTCTCACTGCCCTTGGTCCACCTTGCCCTCGACCCGCTCACTGAGCCCGCACGACAGGCAATGTTGCGGGTGCCCGGCCTGGGCTGGGTCATGGAAGTCGTGCGCTGCTTCGGCAAGTTCGAGACCCAGACGGCCATGCTGCTCACTGCCTTCCTGGTGATGTGGCTCGCCCGCTGGAAGCCTGCGAAGCGCTGGCTGCTTGTCACGGTCCTTGCACTGCTGGCGACCGCGATTGCCACCAACGGCCTCAAGCTGATCGTGCGCAGGGAGCGGCCCAAACCGGTGAGCAGCCAGATCACCACCACCAATGAGATACAGGACATCGCCACGGGCAAGCGTATGTCCTTCCCCTCCGGCGACACCGCCTCCGCCTTCGCCATCGCCCTTGTACTGGGCGCTTTCGTCCCCTCGCTGGGGCCGTGGTCGGTGCTCATGGCCTGTCTGGTGGGCGTCTCGCGAGTGTACTTCGGCTGCCACTACTGGGCGGATGTGCTTGGGGGAGCGCTGGTCGGCGTCGCGATGACGGTCCTGGTTCTGCGCTCTGCCCGTCGGCGCGGCTGGCTCCCAGAGCCGAGGTAGCCCGGCAAGGGATTCTCCTCACGACGGCGAAAAGCCCCGCCGTACTTCCGCGACACGACGGCCGACGGATTGCCCCGCGCGGACACCCCATCGGCCTGACACCAAGGAGATCACCATGGCAAAGCTACGCGTCGGAGTCATCGGCACCGGTAAGAAGAAGCAGCGCGGCGACCGCTTCGGCTACGCAATGGCCTATCAGCACGGCAACGCGTACCAGAAGCTCGACAGTTGCGAGATCGTTGCCTGCGCGGACATCATGGAGGAGAACGGCCAGGCCTTCTCAGAGACCTACGGCGGCTGCAAGGTCTACACCGACTACAAGCAGATGCTGGAGGCCGAGAACCTGGATGTCGTGAGCGTCTGCACCTGGATGCACCTTCACGAGGGCATGGTGCTGGATGCCTGCCGGGCCAAGGTCAAGGCGATTCACTGCGAGAAGCCCATGGCCAACACCTGGGGTGGCGCAAAGCGGATGGTTGCTGCCGCCAAGGAGAACGGCGTCCAGCTCACCTTCAACCACCAGCGCCGCTATGGCGCGCCCTTCGTGATGGCCAAGAAGCTCCTCGATGACGGCGTCATCGGCCAGCTCGAGCGCATGGAGACCGGCGCCGGGAACGTCTACGACACCGGCACCCACTTCATGGACATGTTCAGCTTCTTCAACAACGAGCAGCCGGCGAAGTGGGTCA
Coding sequences:
- a CDS encoding Gfo/Idh/MocA family oxidoreductase, producing MTANFEPVRLCLVGVSNFAESHAGSVRKMEEEGLAKQTCALVRSPQKYADAVAKYQERGVKVYFTLEEMLREEQGKTELITLPIAIPDHAAVSIACMEAGYNVLCEKPPAATIEQIDAMIEAQKRTGKMCAIGFQNQSKNTVRALKRAICDGRLGDIQHIETMATWVRLETYYERNDWAGKLLFFGKYCLDGSAQNALAHYLYNGLYWASPKWLHAASPVKVRGEVYHAHPITSEDLSGIQVETDTGVLVTYLVTLAGWEHSGPISKVYGTKGWAEWAMSGSTVFHFDDGTTETVEFDGNAEHHEVFRNAIRYLRGVDAELNCPVEMTRPHTVALNAAFESNGAPQQIPAEYVTREPRNDTIFTAINDIPEVIRQGYEQGKLYSDLGVPWARATRWVDTRDYRAFRPSF
- a CDS encoding phosphatase PAP2 family protein, with amino-acid sequence MDSSIQTFLSRLRSRLTCGRCLWLLLALSLPLVHLALDPLTEPARQAMLRVPGLGWVMEVVRCFGKFETQTAMLLTAFLVMWLARWKPAKRWLLVTVLALLATAIATNGLKLIVRRERPKPVSSQITTTNEIQDIATGKRMSFPSGDTASAFAIALVLGAFVPSLGPWSVLMACLVGVSRVYFGCHYWADVLGGALVGVAMTVLVLRSARRRGWLPEPR
- a CDS encoding GRP family sugar transporter; this encodes MDLFGFLLALVSMVLFGLYMVPRKLCGLRDFAFVLSMCVGTVVSTQIAALLVHRGCLPPVAPGAALLALSSGLVWTLGMLSYTLSVTHMGLALATPIKNTTAVVGTVFGLVVFSEWRETSPWLALVGSLLVVACAVILAQTGTKNGSKPEGPEEAGEGAGEPERSSVNAAGVFWALMAALGFAFYAVPFKFAQRAGLDSYTLTALTGLGTLPGAACLFLFFSRGRRGWLRAPLSDHLYAALCGVIWSAATVTMAEAILRIGLAVTWPVTNLNTIVTVAAGILWFHEIDARKHARTIAIAMVCATVGSLLLGVARG
- a CDS encoding pyrimidine 5'-nucleotidase; the protein is MPRTIHAILFDLDNTLYDASAGLQRVVDERITQWIMDNLGLPFAQADALRVRTWRQYGTTAKGLEAEYGLPPKPLYDWAVSQVDPAGCLEASPELSEMLSRFQAELHVFTNATEVYARKVLQTLGVSRHFQRVFDIEYNGWQCKPQEAIYEHIVQTLALPPEQIALVEDNPRNLEPAIKLGMLTVLLDNDEGDVNADLRIETILQLADALAGAGVQA
- a CDS encoding Gfo/Idh/MocA family oxidoreductase, producing the protein MAKLRVGVIGTGKKKQRGDRFGYAMAYQHGNAYQKLDSCEIVACADIMEENGQAFSETYGGCKVYTDYKQMLEAENLDVVSVCTWMHLHEGMVLDACRAKVKAIHCEKPMANTWGGAKRMVAAAKENGVQLTFNHQRRYGAPFVMAKKLLDDGVIGQLERMETGAGNVYDTGTHFMDMFSFFNNEQPAKWVIAQIDYRTENLVFGGACENQNLVMVEYANGVFGMSAMGAGGASPIPCADRIIGSDGVIELGVNQGPALRYRPAGDKDWTVPDTQGESIHGPGFIDRALADVISCLLEGRKCQLDAENALIVTEIIFGTYESSRRRGRVDFPLEIDDNPLESMVKSGELKPGKPA
- a CDS encoding glycoside hydrolase domain-containing protein, whose amino-acid sequence is MHRPAPGYAPAVILPGLLLTLLVASGMAFGEEPAPMQPIAPEVSALYTLVRNGGFEEGTDMPTFWDPFPPKPEKWGHHRLDRGIFHSGKASGAVISDEPHPSGKATQQWMKYTVPVKGGSSLIFSYWIRIDRARPIGTGCHFYRADKGHVGFVPVPVPSTAQDWTYVRQYVPVPPDAVNMGIALYAGDEGTTWYDDVALVGTPEMTAAAGTPLIDGHLSDDCWTSANCVRTFVVEPGTGLADPQPRAWVAYDNNRVYVAFRSPKTGPLSVVKGLVPGKQTVAGDYVELQLDPSHQRKNPFRLQVNAAGTVLATRGDGQVWDSGAQSAVQISGDTWSAEVSIPLSALDLDLSVGKVWGLNLAFHRASRSEDVTWSLGASENAGRLGDVTLTPDLTPYYRRGLTQRLAEFAQARTALQEELKQISVPASHLPKVEQLIAEAKAEADRMADPASEINLEQLAGLQDRLEQARKVALEGLFTLEPAATTGEFRVVVTSALQKVPQTEPVQGEVPLQKVALTAAGDETESFQLVVIPGAANVKGLKVVAPALKGPGGEVPLTWYRVGFVETAKPDYPTDFVGWWPDPLLPAGPVDVSAGQRQPLWFSAEVPAGTQPGVYSGTVTLRSDKSAVTVPVQLRVRSFSLPRPGTLATAFGLYASTLSKWWWGTAPYRDNMPIEMFREWCEFLGKYRLGVKNIGAEYVSHKEENGELKVDLSALHQTVEQVAPKYFSPLSMSVFRVPSSVSLGRVDAEKGPAEHAQLVAAYAKEWERQKLPGQLHVYGYDEPGAKDYPFLAEGYRRIHESAPGYPIMQTIGDPNPRQLAGLVDIWCPLTPALTSDFYRERLAAGDTLWAYTCCSPKPPYANFFIDQPATDHRLLFWQLRQAGATGFLYWCVCYWDGLPNVASGKPCFPEVPIHLKDLGTYNSFKDNGDGMLIYPGNERKPWPSIRLECLRDGIEDYEYLALLSRLVDSARQLPANQRPPQEMLSQAEELCRVPTTLSTAMNKYSKSASLLQSRRDEVADMIEALQARGVK
- a CDS encoding alpha/beta hydrolase, whose product is MLGVPGSAKRLPLIVGCLLLALGVLIARAHSQPAPAPTQGVRALPDNVELLPDVVFGTGGGRPLKMNLVRPKVIPEAPMPVVVWIHGGAWVSGDNNPGRNIPLAQRGYFTASLEYRLSREAQFPAQIEDCKAAIRYLRANAEKYHLNPNKIGCWGSSAGGHLVALLGTSGGVKELEGPGGNPDFSSAVQCVVDLFGPTDFTQIGKFPSTMNHMGANSPEALLIGGPIADNPDKCRAANPITYIDKNDPPFLIFHGDKDQTVPFNQSELLYAALQKAGVESTFVPVKGGGHGWGPQTPTEPTSREVDQMTLAFFDRHLKGIK